A single genomic interval of Helianthus annuus cultivar XRQ/B chromosome 13, HanXRQr2.0-SUNRISE, whole genome shotgun sequence harbors:
- the LOC110901204 gene encoding uncharacterized protein LOC110901204: MATYCQELKVIADQLNNVEAPVDDQSLMLQTLAGLTDSYEAVATVLGNTKPLPSFNEVRSQLCMNETRKANQAITSAHSAGSALHTTARPAASQPPSPNNTSHPTDYRTDTGYNRGRSRGWGRGRGRPSWNRNRQPNPPAQQFSAQFPWPFGPPTWPNTPQQTTQWPTWASPPCPYPTTPQPNSNTSGQGILGPRLNAANATYTPTDIAQAMYTLSLNPPDWNSVMDTGATAIICNRQVHLNLI; this comes from the coding sequence ATGGCCACGTATTGTCAGGAACTAAAAGTAATCGCCGACCAACTTAACAATGTTGAAGCCCCTGTTGATGATCAATCCCTCATGTTACAAACGCTAGCCGGCCTTACCGATTCCTATGAAGCGGTGGCCACTGTTCTTGGCAACACTAAACCCCTGCCATCCTTCAACGAGGTCCGGTCACAACTTTGCATGAATGAAACCCGCAAAGCCAATCAAGCCATCACCTCTGCCCACTCAGCCGGCTCGGCTCTTCACACCACCGCTCGCCCCGCCGCCTCTCAGCCCCCTTCACCGAACAATACCTCTCACCCTACTGACTATCGCACCGACACCGGCTACAACCGGGGTCGCTCCCGTGGCTGGGGACGTGGTCGTGGCAGACCATCTTGGAACCGAAACCGCCAACCCAATCCTCCTGCCCAGCAGTTTTCGGCCCAATTCCCATGGCCATTCGGCCCACCCACATGGCCCAATACTCCTCAACAAACTACACAGTGGCCTACATGGGCTTCGCCCCCCTGCCCATACCCGACAACTCCTCAGCCGAACTCTAATACTTCGGGTCAGGGAATTTTAGGCCCACGCCTTAATGCTGCCAATGCCACCTACACCCCCACCGATATCGCACAAGCTATGTATACGTTGAGCTTAAACCCGCCAGATTGGAACTCTGTGATGGACACTGGCGCTACGGCCATTATCTGCAACCGTCAGGTACATCTCAATCTTATTTAA
- the LOC110898476 gene encoding ultraviolet-B receptor UVR8 has translation MEDTRTYVDPASLSRKVVSIAAGEAHTLALIGDGSVYSWGRGTFGRLGTGSELDRLFPAKVEFSFNSRSDETIKIVGVSAGSYHSLALSDDGSVWSWGHNTYGQLGVNGENSLVPSLVEGFHGINPTDGSITKSETQLKISSVKAGGNMSLAIDDLGSLWIWGNCPPQDTPNEGQEFSLLTTYTPIPVWHFHGQTVVKVACGSEHILALVSSVETHTGSDLVCYSWGNNNHGQLGLGDTEFRAVPEMIETFNTESSWVAYELACGAFHSSVLAYKKEEDDSLKSMCWTFGLGENGQLGQGTTKKALRPDMVRSLRVNIWLISVDCGLFHTSVVSSVGDVWSWGMENGLGLCPEASEGGDALTPRVISCNGQNGSNGSNFPDPIQVACGAAHTVLLAENGYKLWSWGRGRSGVLGNGQVNDFFDPNLVLWPPLHEDFEKNEPQTISEKSSKDVTEIEEELYIMEHYASILHGSIFGKPFDKANNIPDSLKNSGTFDVGKAWEDMLESCDYDTLVRLETFYRNMLVVVKDKIMKRKI, from the exons ATGGAAGATACCAGAACATATGTTGATCCCGCCAGTTTATCTCGGAAAGTAGTTTCTATTGCTGCCGGAGAGGCTCACACACTCGCTCTCATCG GTGATGGGAGTGTATATTCATGGGGAAGAGGGACCTTCGGCCGGCTAGGCACCGGTTCAGAGCTTGATCGGCTGTTTCCCGCCAAAGTTGAGTTTAGTTTTAACAGTAGAAGTGATGAAACGATTAAGATCGTTGGAGTCTCAGCCGGTTCTTATCATAGCCTTGCTCTTTCGg ATGATGGGTCAGTTTGGAGCTGGGGTCATAATACCT ATGGTCAACTCGGGGTCAACGGAGAGAATTCCTTGGTTCCGTCTTTGGTAGAAGGGTTCCACGGGATAAATCCTACCGACGGATCAATAACAAAGAGCGAAACACAACTTAAG ATATCATCAGTGAAAGCTGGAGGTAATATGTCACTTGCAATAGACGATCTCGGGTCTCTCTGGATATGGGGCAACTGTCCTCCACAAGACACACCAAATGAAGGTCAAGAATTCTCACTTCTCACCACATACACTCCAATCCCAGTTTGGCATTTCCATGGTCAAACTGTGGTCAAAGTAGCATGTGGAAGTGAACACATTCTAGCATTAGTTAGTTCAGTAGAAACACATACAGGAAGTGATCTTGTATGCTATTCGTGGGGCAACAACAATCACGGGCAGCTTGGTCTAGGAGATACAGAGTTCCGGGCAGTTCCAGAAATGATTGAAACGTTCAATACCGAATCATCTTGGGTAGCGTATGAACTAGCATGTGGAGCATTCCATAGTTCTGTACTCGCGTAtaaaaaagaagaagatgattcgTTAAAAAGCATGTGCTGGACTTTTGGGCTCGGGGAGAACGGGCAGCTCGGGCAGGGAACCACCAAAAAGGCGTTACGCCCTGACATGGTTAGATCATTACGCGTTAATATATGGTTAATCTCGGTTGACTGTGGTTTGTTTCACACGAGTGTGGTTTCATCGGTTGGGGATGTTTGGTCATGGGGAATGGAAAACGGGTTGGGCCTTTGCCCTGAAGCGAGTGAAGGTGGAGATGCTCTTACTCCACGTGTGATCTCGTGTAatggtcaaaacgggtcaaacgggtcaaacttTCCTGACCCGATACAAGTGGCTTGTGGGGCAGCCCATACTGTTCTTCTTGCGGAAAACGGGTATAAGCTTTGGTCATGGGGGAGAGGAAGAAGTGGAGTTCTTGGAAATGGTCAAGTTAATGACTTTTTTGACCCGAATCTAGTGTTATGGCCGCCGTTACACGAAGATTTCGAGAAAAACGAACCACAAACGATTAGTGAAAAGAGTTCAAAGGATGTCACAGAAATTGAAGAGGAACTTTATATAATGGAACATTATGCTAGCATTCTTCATGGTTCTATTTTTGGTAAACCTTTTGATAAAGCGAACAATATACCCGATTCTTTAAAGAATTCGGGTACTTTTGATGTTGGTAAAGCGTGGGAGGATATGTTGGAGTCGTGTGATTATGATACGCTTGTACGGTTAGAAACGTTCTATCGTAATATGCTAGTGGTTGTTAAAGATAAGATTATGAAGAGAAAGATTTAG